A genomic segment from Pollutimonas thiosulfatoxidans encodes:
- a CDS encoding flagellar brake protein, with the protein MSTASTEVESAEQYTVSSPEEIRRLLQSVQAQNLPVRAYVVSRRAPLVTTILRIEDDTDSIVIDGTPDNGLAADLIAEENIRFETVLDHIHLRFSSAYARSCLMDKRSAFRLPIPDEIGLQRREFYRVEVPVTNAPQCNFQLRISKDEVVLNVKDISVGGICVIDDKNVLRQVPGAVYENCEIDLPEHGEIVANLRVVRSVVQELDNDKRRRLVGLAFMDLPNRMQMLVQSYIGMVERKLNAKRRGFE; encoded by the coding sequence ATGTCTACCGCTAGTACCGAAGTTGAATCCGCCGAGCAATATACAGTTTCCTCGCCAGAGGAAATAAGGCGGTTGCTTCAGTCGGTACAAGCACAGAATTTGCCCGTGCGCGCTTATGTCGTCAGCCGCCGCGCCCCCTTGGTTACAACGATACTCCGCATCGAAGACGATACCGACTCCATCGTCATTGACGGTACGCCCGACAACGGCCTGGCCGCCGACCTTATCGCCGAAGAGAATATCCGCTTCGAGACCGTCCTGGACCACATCCATCTGCGATTCTCGTCTGCGTACGCGCGGTCGTGCCTGATGGACAAACGCAGCGCCTTCCGGCTACCGATCCCCGACGAAATCGGTTTGCAGCGACGCGAGTTCTATCGTGTCGAGGTGCCAGTCACGAACGCGCCGCAGTGCAATTTTCAGCTTAGAATTTCCAAGGACGAGGTCGTGCTTAACGTGAAAGATATCAGCGTAGGCGGCATTTGCGTCATTGATGACAAGAACGTGCTCAGGCAGGTACCAGGCGCTGTTTATGAAAACTGCGAGATCGACCTTCCCGAGCACGGTGAGATCGTTGCCAATTTGCGTGTCGTCCGCTCTGTCGTTCAAGAGCTTGACAACGACAAGCGCCGTCGGCTGGTAGGCCTGGCATTCATGGATTTGCCCAACCGCATGCAAATGCTGGTGCAGAGCTACATCGGGATGGTCGAGCGCAAACTAAACGCCAAACGCCGCGGCTTCGAGTGA
- a CDS encoding NAD(P) transhydrogenase subunit alpha — MEAVSPTLINVIIFVLAVYVGFHVVWNVTPALHTPLMAVTNAISAIVIVGAMLAAALTEGSLARYMGVFAVALAGVNVFGGFLVTRRMLEMFKKKDKKPKAGGQA; from the coding sequence ATGGAAGCCGTAAGTCCAACCCTGATCAACGTCATTATTTTCGTGTTGGCCGTCTACGTCGGCTTTCATGTCGTCTGGAACGTCACGCCGGCGCTGCACACGCCGCTCATGGCCGTCACCAACGCCATCTCGGCCATTGTCATCGTAGGCGCCATGCTGGCTGCCGCCCTGACCGAGGGCAGCCTGGCCCGCTACATGGGCGTATTCGCCGTGGCACTGGCCGGGGTGAATGTCTTTGGCGGCTTCCTGGTCACCCGGCGCATGCTCGAGATGTTCAAGAAAAAAGACAAGAAGCCCAAAGCAGGAGGCCAGGCATGA
- a CDS encoding bifunctional O-acetylhomoserine aminocarboxypropyltransferase/cysteine synthase — MKFETLAIHAGYKPDPTTKSVAVPIYQTTSYAFDSTQHGADLFDLKVPGNIYTRIMNPTNAVLEERVAALEGGVAALAVASGMSAITYAIQAIAQAGDNIVSVAKLYGGTYNLFAHTFPRQGITVKFAPHNDVAALEALIDENTKAVFCETIGNPAGNIVDIQAFADAAHRHGVPLIVDNTVASPALCRPIDYGADIVVHALTKYMGGHGTTIAGAIVDSGKFPWAENKKRFPMLNEPDPSYHGVVYTEAFGPAAFIGRCRVVPLRNTGAALSPFNAFLILQGIETLSLRMERHTENAMKVAQYLKQHPQVSWVQYAGLEDHPEHALAKKYVGGKPASILSFGVKGGSAAGARFIDALQLILRLVNIGDAKSLACHPASTTHRQLSPEELAAAGVGEDMVRLSVGLEHIDDILADLEQALRV, encoded by the coding sequence ATGAAATTCGAAACCCTCGCCATCCATGCCGGCTACAAGCCCGACCCGACGACCAAATCCGTTGCAGTGCCCATTTACCAGACCACGTCTTACGCCTTCGATAGCACCCAGCATGGCGCCGATTTGTTCGACCTTAAAGTGCCGGGCAACATCTATACACGCATCATGAACCCCACGAACGCCGTGCTGGAAGAGCGCGTTGCCGCCCTGGAAGGTGGCGTTGCCGCCTTGGCTGTGGCTTCGGGCATGTCTGCCATTACGTACGCGATTCAGGCCATTGCACAGGCCGGTGACAACATTGTATCGGTCGCCAAGCTATATGGCGGCACTTACAACCTGTTCGCGCATACCTTTCCGCGCCAGGGCATCACCGTAAAGTTTGCACCGCATAACGACGTTGCCGCCCTGGAAGCCCTGATTGACGAAAATACCAAGGCTGTCTTCTGCGAAACCATCGGCAACCCAGCCGGCAACATCGTCGATATCCAGGCCTTCGCCGACGCAGCTCACCGTCATGGCGTTCCGCTTATTGTAGACAACACGGTGGCCTCGCCGGCACTGTGCCGCCCAATAGACTACGGCGCGGACATCGTTGTGCACGCCCTGACCAAATACATGGGCGGTCATGGCACCACTATTGCAGGCGCGATTGTCGATTCGGGCAAGTTCCCCTGGGCCGAAAACAAGAAGCGCTTCCCGATGCTGAACGAGCCAGATCCGTCCTACCATGGCGTGGTCTACACCGAAGCCTTTGGCCCCGCCGCTTTCATTGGCCGCTGCCGCGTCGTACCGCTGCGCAATACCGGCGCTGCACTGTCGCCCTTCAATGCCTTCCTGATATTGCAAGGCATCGAAACGCTGTCGCTGCGCATGGAACGCCATACCGAAAACGCCATGAAGGTTGCCCAGTATCTGAAGCAGCACCCGCAAGTATCGTGGGTGCAATATGCCGGTCTGGAAGACCATCCCGAGCATGCCCTGGCCAAAAAATATGTGGGCGGCAAACCCGCCAGCATCCTGTCGTTCGGCGTCAAGGGCGGCAGCGCTGCCGGCGCGCGCTTCATTGATGCCTTGCAACTGATTTTGCGCTTGGTCAACATAGGCGATGCAAAATCGCTGGCCTGCCACCCCGCTTCCACCACACACCGTCAGCTTAGTCCCGAAGAGCTGGCCGCCGCCGGCGTGGGCGAAGATATGGTCAGGCTTAGCGTGGGCCTGGAGCATATTGACGACATCCTGGCCGACCTGGAACAGGCTCTTCGAGTATAG
- the selD gene encoding selenide, water dikinase SelD, whose protein sequence is MTQAIRLTQYSHGAGCGCKISPSVLDTILAGSGAQNLDPRLWVGNASRDDAAVYGIDDERGVVSTTDFFMPIVDDPYDFGRIAATNAISDIYAMGGDPLMAIAILGWPVSILPPEIAREVIRGGRAACDLAGIALAGGHSIDAPEPIFGLAVTGILDKRHLKRNDTATVGCLLYLTKPLGIGILTTAEKRGTLRPEDVGVARDWMCKPNSAGSRFGKLAGVRAMTDVTGFGLLGHLTEMADGSGLTAHIKYDAVPRLDGVDFYLGAGCVPGGTLRNFESYGARIAPLPDTQKLLLCDPQTSGGLLVAVEPAGQDAFLKAAAELGLQLSAIGQLHPRQEYAVQVL, encoded by the coding sequence ATGACCCAAGCCATACGCCTGACTCAGTACAGCCACGGGGCCGGCTGCGGCTGCAAGATATCGCCCAGCGTGCTCGACACCATCCTGGCCGGCAGCGGCGCGCAGAATCTTGATCCGCGCTTGTGGGTCGGCAACGCATCGCGCGACGATGCAGCAGTCTACGGCATCGATGACGAGCGCGGCGTCGTGTCGACGACCGACTTCTTCATGCCCATTGTTGACGACCCCTACGATTTCGGACGCATCGCCGCCACCAATGCCATCAGCGACATCTACGCCATGGGTGGCGACCCCTTGATGGCCATTGCCATACTGGGCTGGCCGGTCAGCATCCTCCCGCCGGAGATTGCACGCGAGGTAATACGTGGCGGACGCGCCGCCTGCGACTTGGCCGGCATCGCGCTGGCCGGCGGACATTCCATCGACGCACCTGAGCCTATTTTCGGCCTGGCCGTTACTGGCATCCTCGACAAGCGTCACCTGAAACGCAACGATACGGCTACCGTGGGCTGCTTGCTTTATCTGACCAAGCCGCTGGGCATAGGCATACTCACTACTGCCGAGAAGCGTGGCACGCTACGCCCCGAAGATGTTGGCGTCGCGCGTGACTGGATGTGCAAGCCCAACTCTGCGGGCAGCCGGTTTGGCAAGCTTGCAGGCGTAAGGGCCATGACCGACGTAACCGGCTTTGGCCTGCTTGGCCACCTGACAGAAATGGCGGATGGCAGCGGCTTGACGGCCCACATCAAGTACGATGCGGTTCCCCGCCTGGACGGTGTGGATTTCTACCTTGGTGCAGGCTGCGTTCCCGGCGGCACCTTGCGCAACTTCGAGAGCTACGGCGCGCGCATCGCCCCGCTGCCCGATACACAAAAATTACTGTTGTGCGATCCGCAAACCAGCGGCGGTTTGCTGGTTGCCGTCGAGCCCGCAGGCCAGGACGCCTTTCTGAAGGCGGCGGCGGAACTGGGTCTGCAGTTAAGCGCCATCGGCCAATTGCACCCCCGCCAGGAGTACGCGGTACAGGTTCTGTAA
- a CDS encoding NAD(P)(+) transhydrogenase (Re/Si-specific) subunit beta, whose amino-acid sequence MISHDLVTLFYLIASVCFIQALKGLSHPTTSRRGNAYGMVGMAIAVLTTAALIVSLAKDGAAGIGLGWVLLGLLVGGTVGTIMAKRVEMTKMPELVAFMHSMIGLAAVAIAVAVVAEPQAFGIVIPGDPIPVGNRLELFIGTFVGAITFSGSVIAFGKLSGKYKFRLFQGAPVVFPGQHMVNLALAIAMLACGFWFMGTQEWLPFIIMTALAFVLGVLIIIPIGGADMPVVVSMLNSYSGWAAAGIGFSLNNPMLIIAGSLVGSSGAILSYIMCKAMNRSFFNVILGGFGAEPGTAASGDQAARNVKSGSPDDAAFLMSNAETVTIVPGYGLAVARAQHALKELAEKLTEKGVTVKYAIHPVAGRMPGHMNVLLAEAEVPYDQVFEMDDINSEFSQTDVVLVLGANDVVNPAAKNDPQSPIAGMPILEAYKARTVIVNKRSMAAGYAGLDNELFYMDKTMMVFGDAKKVIEDMVKAVE is encoded by the coding sequence ATGATCTCCCACGACCTGGTCACACTGTTTTATTTGATTGCCTCGGTCTGTTTCATACAGGCGCTTAAAGGGCTGTCGCACCCCACCACATCGCGGCGCGGCAACGCCTACGGCATGGTGGGCATGGCCATCGCCGTACTGACCACAGCTGCGCTTATCGTCAGCCTGGCCAAGGACGGCGCCGCCGGCATCGGTTTGGGCTGGGTGCTGCTGGGTCTGCTGGTGGGCGGAACAGTCGGCACCATCATGGCCAAGCGGGTCGAAATGACCAAAATGCCCGAACTGGTGGCTTTCATGCACAGCATGATCGGTCTGGCGGCCGTCGCCATTGCGGTGGCCGTGGTGGCCGAGCCGCAAGCCTTCGGGATCGTCATACCGGGCGACCCCATCCCCGTGGGCAACCGGCTTGAACTCTTTATCGGCACCTTCGTCGGCGCCATTACGTTCTCGGGCTCTGTCATCGCTTTCGGCAAGCTCTCGGGCAAGTATAAGTTCCGCCTGTTCCAGGGCGCGCCCGTTGTCTTCCCGGGCCAGCACATGGTCAACCTGGCGCTGGCGATTGCCATGCTGGCATGCGGCTTCTGGTTCATGGGCACACAAGAATGGCTGCCCTTTATCATCATGACGGCGCTGGCCTTCGTGCTGGGCGTGCTGATCATCATCCCGATTGGCGGCGCCGACATGCCCGTGGTCGTCTCGATGCTTAACAGCTATTCCGGATGGGCAGCAGCCGGTATCGGCTTTTCGCTGAACAACCCCATGCTGATCATTGCCGGCTCGCTGGTCGGCTCGTCCGGCGCCATCTTGTCATACATCATGTGCAAGGCCATGAACCGGTCGTTCTTTAACGTGATCCTTGGCGGATTCGGCGCGGAACCCGGCACAGCGGCCTCGGGCGACCAGGCGGCGCGCAACGTCAAGTCGGGTAGCCCCGACGACGCGGCCTTCCTCATGAGCAATGCCGAGACCGTCACCATCGTGCCTGGCTACGGTCTGGCCGTGGCCCGTGCTCAGCACGCCCTGAAAGAATTGGCCGAAAAACTGACCGAAAAAGGCGTTACCGTCAAATACGCCATCCACCCTGTTGCCGGCCGCATGCCGGGCCACATGAACGTGCTCCTGGCCGAGGCAGAAGTGCCCTACGACCAGGTCTTCGAGATGGACGATATCAACAGCGAGTTCTCGCAGACGGACGTGGTGCTGGTGCTGGGCGCCAACGACGTGGTCAACCCAGCCGCGAAGAACGACCCGCAATCGCCCATCGCGGGCATGCCCATCCTGGAGGCCTACAAGGCACGCACGGTCATCGTCAACAAGCGCTCAATGGCCGCCGGCTACGCCGGCCTGGACAACGAGTTGTTTTATATGGACAAGACCATGATGGTGTTTGGCGATGCCAAGAAAGTAATTGAAGACATGGTCAAGGCAGTCGAATAA
- a CDS encoding Re/Si-specific NAD(P)(+) transhydrogenase subunit alpha, translating to MHIGIPRETAAGETRVAATPETVKKFVAAKHSVVVERGAGSQAHFLDEAYEQAGATLADSSQALGADIVLKVRSPDSQERQHMKQGALLIGMLDPFNAPGIAELASAGLTAFALEAAPRITRAQSLDVLSSQANLAGYKAVLLAANQYGRLFPMMMTAAGTLKAARVVVLGAGVAGLQAIATAKRLGAVVEASDVRPAAKEQIESLGAKFIDVPFETDEERDIAQGVGGYARPMPAAWMARQAALVAERCKQADIVISTALIPGRPAPELISAETVQGMKPGSVIVDLAVERGGNCPLSEKDQIVQKHGVWLVGYSNLPALVAHDASALYARNVLDFMKLIANNEGELAIQEEDEIIVACMVCKDGKVLRSA from the coding sequence ATGCATATTGGAATCCCACGTGAAACCGCGGCGGGCGAGACGCGCGTGGCCGCAACCCCAGAGACGGTAAAAAAATTCGTCGCGGCCAAGCATTCCGTCGTCGTAGAACGCGGCGCGGGATCCCAAGCACATTTTCTCGACGAAGCCTACGAGCAGGCCGGCGCCACACTGGCCGACAGCTCGCAGGCGCTGGGCGCCGACATCGTGCTGAAGGTGCGCTCGCCCGACTCGCAAGAACGGCAGCACATGAAGCAAGGTGCGCTGCTTATCGGCATGCTCGACCCGTTCAACGCGCCGGGCATCGCCGAACTGGCCAGCGCCGGCCTGACCGCCTTTGCGCTCGAAGCCGCCCCGCGCATTACCCGCGCACAAAGCCTGGACGTGCTTTCTTCCCAAGCCAACCTGGCTGGCTACAAGGCAGTGCTGCTCGCTGCCAACCAGTACGGGCGGCTCTTTCCCATGATGATGACGGCGGCGGGCACCCTGAAGGCCGCACGTGTCGTGGTATTGGGCGCCGGTGTGGCGGGTCTGCAGGCTATCGCCACCGCCAAGCGTCTGGGCGCCGTGGTCGAGGCCTCGGACGTGCGTCCCGCAGCCAAAGAGCAAATCGAATCCCTGGGCGCAAAGTTTATCGACGTACCGTTTGAAACCGACGAAGAGCGCGACATCGCGCAAGGCGTCGGCGGCTATGCACGTCCGATGCCTGCTGCCTGGATGGCACGCCAGGCAGCCTTGGTGGCTGAGCGCTGCAAGCAGGCCGACATCGTGATCAGTACAGCGCTGATACCCGGTCGACCGGCCCCGGAGCTCATCAGTGCCGAAACCGTCCAGGGCATGAAGCCCGGTTCGGTCATTGTCGATCTCGCGGTCGAGCGCGGCGGCAACTGTCCGCTTTCAGAAAAAGACCAGATTGTGCAAAAGCACGGCGTCTGGCTCGTTGGCTACAGCAACCTTCCGGCCCTGGTGGCACACGATGCATCCGCGCTTTACGCACGCAACGTGCTCGATTTCATGAAATTGATCGCCAACAACGAAGGCGAACTCGCCATCCAAGAAGAAGATGAAATCATCGTCGCCTGCATGGTTTGCAAGGACGGTAAGGTACTAAGGAGCGCCTGA
- a CDS encoding thiopurine S-methyltransferase encodes MDADFWLERWRDGRTHFHQNRITPLLQKYWPTLALPADAKVFVPLCGKSLDMLWIAEQGHYVLGSELSQLAVEQFFDENKLRPTTHDSAAGRHYTAGNIEIICGDIFDLDAATLAGCMGAYDRAALVALPQDMRQRYVDHVYAQLAPKYRGLLLTLDYEQEQMDGPPFAVGDAQVQSLYAQHTDASLIDRRGILDKEPKFAERGLTRLDTLVYTLSRRT; translated from the coding sequence ATGGATGCCGACTTCTGGCTAGAGCGCTGGCGCGACGGGCGCACACACTTTCATCAAAACCGCATTACGCCGTTACTGCAGAAGTACTGGCCTACGCTGGCGCTACCCGCCGACGCCAAGGTGTTCGTGCCGTTGTGCGGCAAGTCGCTCGATATGCTGTGGATCGCCGAGCAAGGTCATTATGTGCTGGGTAGCGAACTATCGCAGTTGGCCGTAGAGCAGTTCTTTGACGAGAACAAACTACGTCCGACTACCCATGACAGCGCCGCAGGGCGACACTACACCGCCGGCAACATCGAGATCATTTGCGGCGACATCTTCGATCTGGACGCTGCAACGCTGGCCGGCTGCATGGGCGCCTACGATCGGGCTGCACTGGTTGCCCTGCCGCAAGACATGCGTCAACGCTATGTGGACCATGTCTATGCGCAGCTTGCTCCAAAATACCGGGGCCTGCTGCTGACTCTGGACTACGAACAAGAGCAAATGGACGGCCCGCCCTTTGCCGTGGGCGACGCGCAAGTGCAATCCCTGTATGCGCAGCACACCGATGCCAGCCTTATAGACCGGCGCGGCATCCTGGACAAAGAGCCAAAGTTCGCCGAACGCGGCCTGACGCGACTCGACACGTTGGTGTACACCCTTAGCCGCCGAACGTAA
- a CDS encoding AsmA family protein → MKVWLKRVLFSLVVVVIVALVGIAIFLLTFDPNAYKSKLEEVVFDRYQRTLSIKGEIELSLFPRIGLSVENVSLSNRNSSDTFASVDSARFAVAIWPLMFNRLVIDHVAVTGFKAWVTRDQHGQFNFRDLIERRSAGLEVLAPPLAAVSLPNLKPVSSAQAQPVPQDTDALSEPGKSATDDGAELQIDIAGLDLKNGEIHLYDNITGSSARVVKLDVNTGRMTVNQAFDVALKGKLMGDFPVADANIDAQAIVKFNPDEQAYSAQRLNLTVAGMLGPLQARAVSLRGNLAYSAYSEMVSASGLELIVQGDVGGDTPIEGLDIGLTVPQLKMDRSQAQLKVEKLAYRARGKLPDKPFDIAFDAPSLAISPDAAQGEPISGTIKFGEGNDVLAVALGMKGIGGNASKLTFEQLTIDAGLKENARLVQVNMTSPAVWDVFEEKGGLSAMKGDIRIEDAALPGGSFQFPFIGSLQADLVQDQLVSEINAVLSGSRLDFRVNATQLKDPKVKFTLAADRLDFNTLFPPPAPPAAAPPAAKDVQEKPPAPAPKETAPPAAPDKAAQTVNLSFLQSADVHGEIAIGELKVQDLEAKKFAANVLAADGKLTISGIKADLYEGLLAGTLTADAQNAFTGDLALTNVSLAPFLQAAARERRLEGRGTISLKLASQGDTVPALEAGLTGTVQGKIRDGAIRGIDVAQTLREVNAVVRNMFSGQLPDLVTRFDIDRRTPFSALDVDMAFDHGQGTVNKLSLVAPVLRVTQGTPASVDLVNDQLDVMLNIKVAGDRAARDNAGLAELRNVTVPVRVSGPFDHLGYQVQWKEVGSKAVKEAVQGGLLDLLSSQIGKPPAELAPAPGQEPPKKPVDPVKSIGEALKGLLGQ, encoded by the coding sequence ATGAAAGTTTGGTTGAAACGGGTGCTGTTCAGTCTCGTCGTGGTGGTCATCGTTGCGCTGGTTGGTATCGCAATATTCCTCCTGACGTTCGACCCCAACGCCTATAAAAGCAAGCTCGAGGAAGTTGTCTTCGATCGGTACCAGCGTACGCTCTCCATCAAGGGCGAGATCGAGCTGTCGCTGTTTCCTCGTATAGGCTTGTCCGTCGAGAACGTGTCGCTGTCCAACCGGAACAGTTCTGATACGTTTGCGTCTGTCGATAGCGCTCGCTTTGCGGTCGCGATCTGGCCCTTGATGTTCAATCGGCTGGTCATTGACCATGTGGCTGTTACCGGCTTCAAGGCATGGGTCACGCGTGATCAGCATGGCCAGTTCAATTTCCGTGATCTTATCGAGCGGCGCTCAGCCGGGCTGGAAGTTCTGGCCCCGCCGCTGGCTGCGGTATCTCTGCCCAACCTCAAGCCGGTTTCATCCGCCCAGGCACAGCCGGTGCCGCAAGACACTGACGCGCTGTCGGAGCCCGGTAAAAGCGCAACGGATGACGGCGCGGAACTGCAGATTGATATTGCCGGGCTCGATCTCAAGAATGGCGAGATCCACCTCTACGACAACATAACGGGCTCGTCGGCTCGCGTGGTAAAGCTGGATGTCAATACAGGACGCATGACCGTCAACCAGGCCTTCGATGTGGCGCTCAAGGGCAAGCTGATGGGGGACTTCCCCGTTGCCGACGCCAATATCGACGCTCAGGCCATCGTCAAGTTCAACCCCGATGAGCAAGCCTATTCGGCTCAACGGCTTAACCTGACGGTTGCCGGCATGCTGGGTCCCTTGCAAGCACGGGCTGTCAGCTTGCGCGGCAATCTGGCGTACAGCGCGTACAGCGAAATGGTCAGTGCCAGTGGGCTGGAGTTGATCGTACAAGGAGACGTCGGCGGCGACACCCCCATCGAGGGGCTGGACATCGGTCTGACCGTGCCGCAACTGAAGATGGATCGCAGCCAGGCACAGCTAAAGGTAGAGAAGCTGGCCTATCGTGCCCGCGGCAAGCTGCCCGATAAGCCGTTTGATATTGCTTTCGACGCTCCCAGCCTGGCGATTTCTCCCGATGCCGCCCAGGGCGAGCCTATATCCGGCACCATCAAGTTCGGTGAAGGTAACGACGTGCTTGCAGTGGCCCTGGGCATGAAAGGCATAGGCGGAAACGCCAGCAAGCTGACTTTCGAGCAGCTCACTATCGATGCGGGCCTGAAAGAGAACGCGCGATTGGTGCAGGTAAACATGACTTCACCGGCGGTGTGGGACGTCTTTGAAGAGAAAGGCGGCTTGTCCGCCATGAAAGGCGATATCCGGATCGAAGATGCGGCGCTGCCTGGCGGCAGTTTCCAGTTTCCGTTTATTGGCAGCCTGCAGGCCGACCTGGTTCAAGATCAACTGGTTAGTGAAATCAATGCGGTGCTAAGCGGCAGCCGGCTCGACTTCCGCGTCAACGCAACACAACTGAAAGACCCCAAGGTCAAGTTCACCCTGGCAGCAGATCGGCTTGATTTCAACACCTTGTTCCCGCCGCCTGCGCCGCCGGCAGCAGCACCGCCCGCGGCAAAGGACGTCCAAGAGAAACCCCCTGCACCGGCCCCGAAAGAGACTGCGCCGCCCGCTGCGCCGGACAAGGCCGCCCAGACGGTCAACCTGTCCTTCCTGCAGTCCGCCGACGTCCACGGCGAGATAGCCATCGGGGAACTGAAGGTGCAAGATCTCGAAGCCAAGAAATTCGCGGCCAACGTATTGGCGGCGGACGGCAAGCTGACCATCAGCGGCATCAAGGCTGATCTCTACGAAGGGCTGTTGGCCGGTACGCTTACAGCCGATGCACAGAACGCCTTCACGGGCGACTTGGCTTTGACCAATGTATCGCTCGCGCCTTTCTTGCAGGCGGCTGCCCGCGAACGCCGTCTGGAGGGCCGGGGGACGATCAGCCTTAAGCTGGCCAGCCAGGGCGATACCGTACCGGCACTGGAAGCGGGCCTGACCGGCACGGTGCAAGGCAAGATCCGTGATGGCGCAATTCGTGGCATAGACGTGGCGCAGACGCTACGCGAGGTCAACGCTGTCGTGCGCAATATGTTCAGCGGGCAACTGCCCGATCTGGTCACTCGCTTTGACATCGACAGGCGCACGCCATTCAGCGCGCTGGATGTCGATATGGCCTTCGACCATGGTCAAGGCACCGTCAATAAGCTGAGTCTCGTCGCACCCGTGCTTCGCGTAACCCAAGGTACGCCGGCGTCGGTGGATCTGGTTAACGATCAACTGGATGTGATGCTCAATATCAAAGTGGCAGGCGATCGCGCCGCGCGCGACAACGCTGGTTTGGCCGAGTTGCGCAACGTCACGGTGCCAGTACGGGTATCCGGTCCCTTTGATCATTTAGGCTACCAGGTTCAGTGGAAAGAGGTGGGCAGCAAGGCGGTAAAAGAGGCGGTGCAAGGCGGCCTGCTGGACCTGCTTTCCAGCCAGATCGGCAAGCCGCCGGCCGAGCTCGCACCGGCACCCGGCCAGGAGCCGCCTAAAAAACCCGTGGACCCCGTAAAAAGCATAGGCGAGGCCTTA
- a CDS encoding flagellar brake protein codes for MSIATTPSMDDHEDRYTVTSRLEIQSLLRSVQRKNSLLRMHVKGRLVAIITTILEIDTATNSLIVDNSSDEEFNRRITTAGTVCFETYLDKIRIDFSTDEIHNCVQDGRPALRLAIPTTLTRVQRRDSYRVETPVTDMPRCTFTIDTADGPARTTLDVMDISAGGICVVDNMHRLDNAKGATYPECKLNLPEFGDVIATLRVTRSLDDVGANNKERRLLGCKFVSLSNPMQMQVHSYIDMVERKLNAKRRGFE; via the coding sequence ATGTCTATCGCCACAACGCCGTCCATGGACGATCACGAAGACCGCTACACCGTGACGTCACGGCTTGAAATTCAATCACTTTTGCGCTCGGTGCAGCGAAAGAACTCCTTGCTGCGGATGCATGTCAAGGGCCGCTTGGTTGCAATCATAACGACCATCCTCGAGATCGACACGGCTACCAACTCGCTGATTGTGGACAACTCTTCCGATGAAGAGTTCAATCGCCGCATCACCACTGCAGGAACCGTGTGCTTCGAGACGTATCTCGACAAGATACGGATAGACTTTTCAACTGATGAGATCCATAACTGCGTACAGGATGGCCGGCCCGCGTTGCGCCTGGCAATTCCCACAACGCTGACACGAGTCCAGCGCCGTGATTCCTATCGGGTCGAAACGCCCGTCACCGACATGCCGCGCTGCACTTTCACCATCGACACGGCAGACGGACCAGCTCGTACCACTCTAGACGTCATGGACATAAGCGCCGGCGGAATCTGTGTGGTCGACAACATGCACCGACTGGACAACGCGAAAGGCGCCACCTACCCCGAATGCAAGCTGAACCTGCCCGAGTTCGGCGACGTTATCGCCACCCTACGTGTGACGCGCTCACTTGACGACGTCGGTGCCAATAATAAAGAGCGCCGGCTACTGGGCTGCAAGTTCGTTTCGTTATCGAACCCAATGCAGATGCAGGTACACAGCTATATCGACATGGTCGAGCGCAAGCTGAACGCCAAACGCCGCGGCTTCGAGTAA